A single window of Acinetobacter wuhouensis DNA harbors:
- a CDS encoding helix-turn-helix domain-containing protein — protein sequence MSLDATIWAWKVIVSGASERLVLLALADRAGDDHKCFPSIKRLEKDTTLNRKTIIKVLDELELKKFIKFTGEIKGNGVKVYQLIGVFGREDCPDTSTKKGTSTENGTGVHLGTSSKNGTSTNIGTGTSPKIGTATSTNFGTQNLPRNLPLESKNKKDWLCLKKLRLELDQADPTVVPKSIIEASWFEREKRAFELFNADKNLCDDLLIFHFADMLLRNRHKYDKADNGKANGHSEFLTFSSPQQIYAFANKLARHPEVISKYSTAGESYENLACRIAAKLSDPNELQNWKEYLQEVGFKSKGRGAA from the coding sequence ATGAGCTTAGATGCAACCATATGGGCTTGGAAAGTAATAGTTTCAGGTGCAAGTGAAAGACTTGTACTTTTAGCGCTTGCTGATCGAGCTGGGGATGATCATAAATGCTTTCCTAGCATTAAGCGATTAGAGAAAGACACCACCTTAAATCGCAAAACGATCATTAAAGTTTTAGATGAACTTGAACTTAAAAAGTTCATCAAATTTACGGGTGAAATTAAAGGAAATGGCGTAAAAGTTTATCAATTGATTGGTGTATTTGGACGTGAAGATTGTCCAGATACCAGTACCAAAAAGGGGACTAGTACCGAAAATGGTACTGGTGTTCATTTAGGTACTAGTTCCAAAAATGGTACTAGTACCAATATTGGAACGGGAACCAGTCCCAAAATTGGTACCGCAACCAGTACCAATTTTGGGACACAGAATCTCCCAAGGAATCTCCCATTAGAATCTAAAAATAAAAAAGACTGGCTTTGTTTGAAAAAACTTCGTTTGGAATTAGATCAAGCCGATCCCACGGTAGTGCCAAAGTCGATTATCGAAGCAAGTTGGTTTGAACGCGAGAAACGTGCTTTCGAACTTTTCAATGCTGACAAGAATCTTTGCGATGATCTTTTGATTTTCCATTTTGCCGACATGCTTTTGAGAAACCGACACAAATACGACAAGGCAGACAACGGGAAAGCCAATGGTCATTCTGAATTTCTAACTTTTTCATCACCGCAGCAGATCTACGCGTTTGCCAACAAACTTGCTCGCCATCCTGAAGTGATTAGCAAATACAGCACTGCAGGTGAGTCATACGAAAACTTAGCATGTCGAATTGCTGCAAAACTTTCAGACCCGAATGAGCTTCAAAATTGGAAAGAATATCTGCAGGAAGTTGGATTCAAATCTAAGGGCAGAGGTGCTGCATAA
- a CDS encoding phage regulatory CII family protein gives MEICKETKTALHQMIRHSTGITPKEIADLTGDSHNTICNYANMNMPDHMPSLKKFEAMLMFTQNPAVLKVWAHKLGFVLVPVGADGERHREMNVLEAMMLTNVASGKANQKVYEVLEDNIVTPQEYEEAHIIFQRIIECATAADKALQKQAEKYISVNQKEKA, from the coding sequence ATGGAAATCTGTAAAGAGACAAAAACAGCTCTTCATCAAATGATCAGACACTCAACAGGTATAACGCCAAAGGAAATTGCTGATCTGACTGGCGACTCGCATAACACGATTTGCAACTACGCAAATATGAATATGCCAGACCACATGCCGAGTTTAAAAAAATTTGAAGCAATGCTGATGTTTACTCAAAACCCAGCGGTTCTAAAAGTATGGGCTCACAAGTTGGGTTTTGTTTTAGTACCAGTAGGTGCAGATGGGGAACGCCATCGAGAAATGAATGTTCTTGAAGCGATGATGCTCACGAATGTCGCAAGCGGAAAAGCAAATCAAAAAGTGTATGAGGTTCTAGAGGACAACATTGTTACACCTCAAGAATACGAAGAAGCACACATTATTTTTCAACGAATTATTGAGTGTGCTACAGCAGCAGACAAGGCTTTGCAAAAACAGGCTGAAAAATATATTTCAGTAAATCAAAAAGAAAAAGCCTGA
- a CDS encoding helix-turn-helix domain-containing protein — MSDKEKIEELGGSTVVAEKIGYSVQRVQNWKVRGIPSKEKLKFPEIFLASNSSKSNTLTA, encoded by the coding sequence ATGTCCGATAAAGAAAAAATTGAGGAACTAGGTGGTTCTACGGTTGTTGCTGAAAAAATTGGCTACAGCGTACAGCGAGTTCAAAACTGGAAGGTACGAGGCATTCCATCAAAAGAGAAGCTTAAATTTCCAGAGATTTTCCTTGCTTCAAATAGTTCAAAATCAAACACATTAACTGCTTAG
- a CDS encoding S24 family peptidase, which produces MSPTQLALAINELPQTITNWSKRGISKGGAIKVATLFNADPNWIINGEEQKKFKTLSFDEIKKKFGEPKAVVENIENDNGIRFYNYGDPVPEGYTAIDYFPEVKASAGNGYINLEESSPYKLFIGDPEISNSGANASQCKIINVDGESMMPDLYPDQKISIDMSATKIYDGEIYAFTKGSELKIKILFNWGEEGQGGFRAVSRNFDKVRFPDEYYSPAQIESDNIRIVGQLWWKQEVRKVRR; this is translated from the coding sequence ATGTCTCCTACTCAGCTTGCATTAGCTATAAATGAGCTTCCTCAAACCATTACTAACTGGTCTAAGCGTGGAATATCAAAGGGTGGTGCAATAAAAGTCGCTACTTTATTTAATGCTGATCCAAATTGGATTATTAATGGCGAAGAACAGAAAAAATTCAAAACTCTAAGCTTTGATGAAATTAAAAAGAAATTTGGTGAACCTAAGGCTGTAGTTGAAAATATTGAAAATGACAATGGAATTAGATTTTACAACTATGGTGATCCAGTACCTGAGGGATACACAGCAATTGACTACTTCCCTGAAGTTAAGGCTAGTGCTGGAAATGGATATATAAACCTTGAAGAAAGTAGTCCATACAAGCTATTTATTGGTGATCCTGAAATCTCAAATTCGGGGGCTAATGCTTCTCAATGCAAAATTATCAATGTGGATGGCGAAAGCATGATGCCCGATCTCTATCCAGATCAGAAGATTTCAATTGATATGTCTGCTACAAAAATTTATGACGGTGAAATTTACGCTTTTACCAAAGGAAGCGAGCTAAAAATCAAAATTCTTTTCAACTGGGGTGAGGAAGGTCAAGGGGGTTTTAGGGCTGTTTCTCGAAATTTTGATAAGGTTCGTTTCCCTGATGAATATTACTCTCCTGCTCAAATTGAGTCGGATAATATTCGCATTGTTGGGCAATTATGGTGGAAGCAAGAAGTACGTAAAGTAAGGCGTTAG
- a CDS encoding type I restriction endonuclease: MEDFILRLKNHIDHVKKVGEHCSTEETTKQALILPLLDILGFNPYDPTKVLAEFAADFPGVKATERVDYALYCNGQPVMFIEAKSYSSNLTNHAPQLSRYFNSSLGVTIGAITNGREWRFFTDLINPNVMDEKPFLIVDFTKANPEDLTQLAEFKHDNFHAEKLRFFAEENQYIQQFKTVIRKSINDVDIDFVRYVAQQANIQRQLNAKFLESIQPFVQQAVQQAISDTVVKGLSSPTIITAQPVEHKPTEVQPQEVTETPEPDFIVNPDNEKIITTKDEQDLLKIVTELLPEIEIEGRDTESYYSVLYQNKTNRWLLRYDVNRKRPTIFFIVPMDDSRKSELERAGLEVQNNGAIFIEKPEHIYRMVGILRDSLEYCMSDDNFKRASSQ; this comes from the coding sequence ATGGAAGATTTCATATTAAGACTTAAAAATCACATAGATCATGTTAAAAAAGTAGGGGAACACTGCTCTACCGAGGAAACAACAAAGCAGGCATTAATTTTACCTTTATTGGATATTTTAGGTTTTAACCCCTATGATCCAACTAAAGTTCTTGCTGAGTTTGCAGCTGATTTTCCTGGAGTTAAAGCAACCGAGCGTGTTGATTATGCTTTATATTGCAATGGTCAACCAGTCATGTTTATAGAGGCAAAATCATACTCTTCAAACCTAACAAACCACGCACCACAATTATCTAGATATTTTAACAGTAGCTTAGGTGTCACGATTGGGGCTATAACTAATGGTCGAGAATGGCGATTTTTTACAGATCTCATAAACCCAAATGTTATGGATGAAAAACCTTTTTTGATAGTTGATTTTACTAAGGCTAATCCCGAGGACCTAACTCAATTAGCTGAGTTCAAACATGATAATTTTCACGCAGAAAAATTAAGATTCTTCGCAGAAGAGAATCAGTACATCCAGCAATTTAAAACCGTGATTAGAAAAAGCATAAATGATGTAGATATTGACTTTGTTCGCTATGTTGCTCAACAAGCAAATATTCAACGTCAATTGAATGCAAAATTTCTGGAGTCTATTCAACCATTCGTTCAGCAAGCAGTTCAGCAAGCAATTAGTGATACTGTTGTTAAAGGTTTATCATCGCCAACAATAATTACTGCACAACCAGTAGAACACAAGCCTACTGAAGTACAACCTCAAGAAGTGACAGAAACTCCTGAGCCTGATTTTATCGTCAACCCTGACAATGAAAAAATTATCACAACCAAAGATGAGCAGGATCTACTTAAAATTGTCACTGAATTACTCCCTGAAATAGAAATCGAGGGTCGTGACACTGAAAGCTACTATTCTGTGTTATATCAAAATAAAACAAACAGATGGTTGCTTAGATACGATGTAAATCGCAAGCGCCCGACAATTTTCTTTATTGTCCCTATGGATGATTCCAGAAAGTCTGAATTAGAGCGAGCTGGATTAGAAGTTCAAAATAATGGCGCAATATTTATTGAGAAGCCTGAACATATTTACAGAATGGTTGGCATCTTGAGAGATAGTCTTGAGTACTGTATGAGTGATGACAACTTTAAGCGCGCTTCTAGCCAGTAG
- a CDS encoding KTSC domain-containing protein has translation MQRTRVSSSNIHSIGYDSSISRLEVEFLNGSIYQYFNVPERLYIQLMNASSHGEYLDAYIKKGGYSYIKVR, from the coding sequence ATGCAAAGAACTAGGGTTTCCTCAAGTAATATCCATTCGATTGGATATGATTCATCAATTTCAAGATTGGAAGTAGAATTCCTAAACGGAAGTATTTATCAATACTTCAATGTACCAGAACGCCTATATATACAATTGATGAATGCAAGCTCTCACGGTGAATACTTGGATGCATATATTAAAAAAGGTGGATATAGCTACATTAAAGTTCGTTAA
- a CDS encoding ATP-binding protein has product MTVFFKKAQRKNAKLRLAIAGPTGAGKTFGALILAKGIGGRIAVVDTENSSAELYDDIVDFEHANLQPPYSPEKFIEAIKAAENAGFDTLIIDSITHEWSGVGGCLEIVDKLASTTFKGNSWGAWSQVTPRHRKFIDAILQSSINIIVTLRSKMETVQTNDNGKKKVEKIGMKAEQRDGIEYEFTTVLDLTHDKIAIATKDRTRLFLESRMLSENDGAALKQWLVSGSADACITGNQYFELEALMLQAGINIENFCAKRGLNSLHDVQQQKFDETCNGIQTIIQRNKQAHQDNEQQLQAENDARLDSDYQLALKDIKNASNANVLNRPADYFRGTKYEQQILNACQAKSDMEGWSA; this is encoded by the coding sequence ATGACTGTATTCTTTAAAAAAGCACAGCGTAAAAATGCAAAACTCCGTTTGGCAATTGCAGGTCCTACAGGCGCTGGTAAAACGTTTGGTGCACTAATTCTTGCTAAAGGGATTGGTGGTCGTATTGCAGTGGTTGACACTGAAAATAGTAGTGCTGAATTGTACGATGACATCGTTGATTTTGAACATGCCAACCTACAACCACCTTACTCCCCTGAAAAATTTATTGAAGCTATTAAGGCAGCTGAAAATGCAGGCTTTGATACATTAATTATCGATAGCATCACACATGAATGGTCTGGTGTTGGTGGTTGTCTCGAAATCGTAGATAAATTAGCTTCTACAACATTTAAAGGAAATAGCTGGGGTGCATGGAGTCAAGTTACTCCGCGTCATCGTAAATTTATCGATGCAATTCTTCAGTCAAGTATCAACATCATTGTGACATTGCGCTCAAAAATGGAAACAGTGCAAACCAATGATAATGGCAAAAAGAAAGTTGAAAAAATTGGCATGAAAGCCGAACAGCGAGATGGTATTGAGTATGAATTTACCACTGTACTAGATCTCACTCATGACAAAATCGCAATTGCGACAAAAGACCGTACACGCCTGTTTCTTGAATCAAGAATGCTGAGTGAAAATGATGGTGCAGCCTTGAAGCAATGGCTTGTTTCAGGTTCGGCGGATGCCTGTATTACTGGAAATCAATATTTTGAGTTGGAAGCACTCATGCTTCAAGCTGGTATTAATATTGAAAATTTCTGCGCTAAACGTGGGCTTAATAGTCTTCATGATGTTCAACAGCAAAAGTTTGATGAAACATGTAATGGTATTCAAACAATCATTCAGCGTAATAAACAAGCCCATCAAGACAATGAGCAACAACTTCAAGCTGAAAATGATGCACGCCTTGATAGCGATTACCAATTAGCACTCAAAGACATTAAGAATGCTTCGAATGCTAATGTTTTGAATCGTCCAGCAGATTATTTCCGTGGTACCAAATACGAACAACAAATTCTTAATGCATGCCAAGCAAAGTCAGACATGGAGGGGTGGTCAGCATGA
- a CDS encoding MerR family transcriptional regulator, protein MTCLVKVSKFLELVYGDDENATPPSPQTITRACRKGELPAKQKGKLWYIDWDLYQKQTGDDLVDKVLRG, encoded by the coding sequence ATGACTTGTTTAGTAAAAGTTTCAAAATTTCTTGAGTTGGTGTATGGAGATGATGAAAATGCAACCCCACCTTCTCCACAAACAATTACACGAGCTTGTCGCAAAGGTGAATTACCAGCTAAACAAAAAGGCAAACTCTGGTATATCGACTGGGATCTTTATCAAAAGCAAACTGGTGATGATCTTGTTGATAAAGTTTTGAGAGGTTGA
- a CDS encoding phage integrase Arm DNA-binding domain-containing protein translates to MGRPRKKGNLDVPTNLYRGDGKSWRYRHPITGKFHSMGIDRQKAFQAARKLNDLLIPEVD, encoded by the coding sequence ATGGGACGTCCAAGAAAAAAAGGGAATCTTGATGTGCCAACAAACCTTTATCGCGGTGATGGGAAATCGTGGCGATATCGCCACCCCATCACAGGTAAATTTCATTCAATGGGTATTGATAGACAAAAGGCTTTTCAAGCAGCTCGTAAACTTAATGATTTATTGATACCTGAGGTGGATTAG
- a CDS encoding IS3-like element ISAba14 family transposase (programmed frameshift), which translates to MARRPRRNHSNDFKAKVALAAIKAEKTLAELSAEFDVHQNQIIDWKNQLISASSQAFDQSKAPTEPPIDLKKLHAKIGEQALEIGFFRRCVEETGPLQPQKLIDDSLQISVSKQAKLLKVSRGCYYYRPKPVSASDLKLMRCIDELHMQYPFAGSRMMRDLLNRQGHHIGRRHTRTLMKKMGIQALYCKPNLSQANQAHRKYPYLLKGLAIQRSNQVWSTDITYIPMAKGFVYLCAVIDWHSRKVLAHRVSISMEVDFCISALNEAIEKYGRPEIFNTDQGSQFTSDAFIDVLKSNGIQISMDGKGRWVDNVMVERLWRSVKYEEVYLKAYSSVTDAKKQLSAYFEFYNLKRPHSSLDKMTPNEFYYDQLPQQNKVA; encoded by the exons ATGGCACGTAGACCAAGAAGAAATCATTCAAATGATTTTAAAGCTAAGGTAGCACTTGCTGCGATTAAAGCAGAAAAAACACTTGCTGAATTGAGTGCTGAGTTTGATGTTCATCAAAACCAAATTATTGACTGGAAAAATCAATTGATCTCAGCTTCCTCGCAAGCTTTCGATCAATCAAAAGCTCCAACAGAACCACCCATCGATCTAAAAAAACTACATGCAAAAATCGGTGAGCAGGCATTAGAAATTG GATTTTTTAGAAGGTGTGTTGAAGAAACTGGGCCGCTTCAACCACAAAAGTTAATCGACGACTCACTTCAGATTTCAGTATCTAAGCAAGCTAAGCTGCTGAAAGTCTCCCGTGGTTGTTATTACTATCGCCCAAAACCTGTGAGTGCATCAGATCTGAAGCTGATGCGATGTATTGATGAATTACATATGCAATATCCTTTTGCAGGCAGTCGTATGATGCGTGATTTGTTGAATCGTCAAGGACATCATATAGGACGACGTCATACACGTACTTTAATGAAGAAAATGGGTATTCAGGCGTTATATTGCAAACCAAATTTAAGCCAGGCTAATCAAGCTCACCGTAAATATCCATATCTGCTCAAAGGGTTGGCTATTCAGCGCAGTAATCAAGTGTGGTCTACGGATATAACGTATATCCCTATGGCAAAAGGCTTTGTTTATTTATGTGCTGTGATTGATTGGCATAGCCGCAAGGTACTTGCGCATAGGGTATCGATTAGTATGGAGGTGGATTTTTGTATTTCGGCTTTAAATGAAGCGATTGAAAAATATGGTCGACCTGAAATATTTAATACAGACCAAGGCAGCCAGTTTACCAGTGATGCATTTATTGATGTATTGAAATCAAATGGCATTCAAATCAGTATGGATGGTAAAGGTCGATGGGTAGATAATGTGATGGTTGAACGATTATGGCGGAGCGTTAAATATGAAGAGGTGTATCTCAAAGCTTATAGCAGTGTCACAGATGCGAAAAAGCAATTAAGTGCATATTTTGAGTTTTATAATTTGAAACGACCTCATTCGAGTCTAGACAAAATGACACCAAATGAGTTTTACTATGATCAGCTACCCCAACAAAACAAGGTGGCTTAA
- a CDS encoding tyrosine-type recombinase/integrase, with the protein MVAKVSGSVAFGEFSENWFLHKRRKDGKPLSKSTKQTYRIYLTFCQNKWRDLSMDSITLLMINAHLDSLTTVPSNQTRSILMEIFDLAVSKGLCPDNPAQLTLRKFPHKERKRHTVEGLAIIRDAAEPWMKNAIDLAMLTTQRRIDIINMKWEHIVDGYLHVAQEKTTDDPEDEFEVSEGAGYVRIKIDEELQKVLNQCNDGIDSPFIIHRVPNRKGRPNIDVVKEHFTQLDKQYITKNFAKLATSTNAYPNYTSKQRPSFHEIRALAIFLHKKAGRSAQALAGHATPKMTEHYESGHEIIWNDVDIGIKLPFADLTEK; encoded by the coding sequence TTGGTTGCAAAAGTTTCAGGTAGTGTGGCATTTGGTGAGTTTTCTGAAAATTGGTTTTTACACAAGCGCAGAAAAGATGGAAAGCCATTATCTAAAAGCACAAAGCAAACCTATCGTATTTATCTAACGTTCTGTCAAAACAAATGGCGTGACTTAAGTATGGATAGCATTACATTGCTGATGATCAATGCTCACTTGGATTCTTTAACAACCGTACCAAGTAATCAAACAAGATCTATCTTAATGGAAATATTTGATCTTGCTGTGAGTAAAGGCTTATGTCCTGATAACCCAGCACAGCTAACTTTACGAAAATTTCCGCATAAAGAACGAAAAAGACATACCGTTGAAGGACTAGCGATAATTCGTGATGCAGCCGAACCATGGATGAAGAATGCCATTGATCTAGCGATGCTAACGACACAAAGACGCATCGATATTATCAATATGAAATGGGAACATATAGTTGATGGGTATTTACACGTTGCACAAGAGAAAACAACGGACGATCCTGAAGATGAATTCGAAGTTTCCGAAGGTGCTGGTTACGTGCGGATTAAAATTGATGAGGAACTACAAAAGGTTTTAAATCAATGTAACGATGGGATTGATAGCCCTTTTATTATTCATAGAGTACCGAACCGTAAAGGACGTCCTAATATCGATGTTGTGAAAGAACATTTCACTCAATTAGACAAACAATATATCACTAAAAATTTTGCAAAGTTAGCGACATCAACCAATGCATATCCAAACTATACATCTAAACAGCGCCCAAGTTTTCATGAAATTCGAGCATTAGCTATTTTCTTACATAAAAAAGCTGGTCGTAGTGCTCAGGCATTAGCAGGACATGCAACACCGAAGATGACAGAACATTACGAGTCGGGACATGAAATCATCTGGAATGATGTTGATATTGGAATTAAACTACCATTTGCCGATTTGACAGAAAAATAG